In one Andrena cerasifolii isolate SP2316 chromosome 2, iyAndCera1_principal, whole genome shotgun sequence genomic region, the following are encoded:
- the LOC143366029 gene encoding general transcription factor 3C polypeptide 1 isoform X1, protein MVSYPSINLVDLIIDEVALEGLDGITIEALWLRLAHRMHYTLPLPKPFMVQIWSLCVQIREFAFYELQTAREPFVIFDRYEFVDPDLGIILEPDNVPPDIYPHCPIYDVSNGIKGSCSTYYTRKEATETVRSLGLDDAIERYGQKLVIVASQSARNHALIGDEVSPTVELNAMQYCFLERVGRSRYHGEVTQGKLSLNALKEDPKSLFYHRKLLLRYKLITKQIHHQKSGGHSCNGSLLHLPRFFVERKQKAIFLAEEVIKILKSKPNCVAEYDEIKRKLQIENAIRKLFKTSFFQKVVKTDIRVPYRTLYPNATSTEWRQKNNPLKEKKIKVVQLLLPTIDVVEAWNKEDIPVEDEVQELNISSHKYSVPYLKQANEIIEDGGDAGICQGSLSKKMGLTKLQSRTILRNIVKSGIVATYMNDMGRQRLTKYVSKRFEKGSALSKQFNKEMHKIKELTKQIVTENDDFGKSTSNTREDRVEAVSADQERNLEEITNSSKTSDGSESNSGKSNRPAVELQNIFHVVNRILYKYRLIKRPNRYKRTFPNFQASTSNKAKAEGKDTNSNNTSQASELSCNEKAISAYKNIKVDMIVLTPMHTDKSDAEVFGFMENVQNSEKKSIGNITYRLLRRANMIIESVKENQVIDDMTKLMKLIHEEEDKEGYDVKIDKKSLQRLLQKLAKDNLVKNIKIILTGFEKEKHLTFICDPSVDINSAIIQSAVEQAKLKFYLLLSQKPRLPTKKYTDKVVPTKSTSTDDAADKAETKSLLKQFKTQSAGYKCGPKESKKYGYSPKFIRMQAFHFYLFYLAYEHPGEPTISKEEQIQALRNNDFKITDELAEEFSTIYTKDISWKMFVPPLPKYNGWPKGWMLMCDVLLRLPLSVFLKIHFVSFAIPDLDKYVNHPIRKHYLVRDLPIDARNSLLFARKYIFNIHETVTRLCYIGLVQFGPQRLKEKDQVFVYVNRRAELMDTTSSAPGYHIIEDKPYPLIKYNFNSTQAVEKYWYDMWNTCINTPLGGRLVVQGKEIVLEDLAKKSAMMEVVVARSPEEAVKLDTGHLPGDRKGAAGIDSACFPHLKRNWNWGFGSNARQIKSQQNVANERDTYLSKIKAKPIKFTEFPGLKRVSGPLSVNATDLRRKVHAKNEEGSIQQRKYEALTCCRSAKQKSYVRRVLPRKASSKKRNKYDEVDYRALQRMHKLRVDWDQHEDKILLVCKVAMVYLCPNPRKQVLTFSAVRDILRTYSLSSHNKTSRACQRRLLYMLRQQQNVNAIALGVEEIKQNFYIRKRFDGILERLKEEYKCSYEYDKYVVEVFRSLVAYIAKKYYDISHVEEKEPLLVPATVQEFNILYKVVHPAKPFGNRGFTKDARNTNDIHFAVINSVIHSSMCCGKDRRSWAYQLFKVYQQYPEMLLRNAMAKIRSDQMVTIKKHQITTIRKYGNYMPMSSSQYQLSSNYIYKFHTKWPYNIFKEAYDVFFKLSTWHCQSRVDNESETPSDFNGIEVSPITGGVIAAIHDYAVRDQIDFDIEIPDQVIMLDPRLKERDETYFRIAKRYQDVLVILDNLKFVKDPSFQNDDTASDFAQKSDKGFSSDVDILYENDTNMRNADANDKDGFSDLDAEKNILPRGYGADKRNFEDTKSFAYYDDIIFESDEENGRNIVDDEQNVIKFQDGTTIVLNKDDMERSALCDEDSAMETVEGETASASDNSRTIESEVQAQSIKATEPVEPAGASQAQSSDGTQGIKGSVSSCLESDMDAQELNVHGEKRARDDEASLDSDERVQKRAKLDNEVTVAGDDAKNEEALRSSDVVPTGLSDQIQTECLRKHSDDKADESSGANLNDMRTSNGEDMSNKKCEVTLSSRKNKPAFTRVSSILKSIPFEQNYSSRYGKIDDSADVTKRYTRIALLRMREELSELTVADSHHAHEYFVVNMFKVFYTLHTSPQKSREKEIFKGFMIPLELLPLKLNAVNDLIQEINKFAIFPNDSISYCDFKKNLPKDLPLNLNDIEAVYKFVRDKKELGASIQELMNKFQSNLGEDLYRITSFLTENRLFLRSGVMTVRYIHHRHADSWLIRSYKIYRLEKESLAPMPQGTVYDVTEPEIIITEDDVNMTEEATKNATVESELPSTKCENPVELDTQSEVKSHKNENSDKEASNHSDEECATQTKKRMQRKRTRLLPQRDISRAAKQLDLTTKQEIRVVIKPWIRIDGVLNRRVLDRMLGAVLSYCLTHPGIALTKVQNRFVPALQPCHTRELVEMLGKLGCLEKIILRKPHVSLFSKPSQVKPIIANNDWAPEEDIFLEATTGAMLKFGVFLSTKMYSTDYIS, encoded by the exons CATTATGGCTACGTTTGGCACATCGAATGCACTACACGTTACCGCTTCCAAAACCATTTATGGTTCAAATATGGTCCCTGTGTGTGCAAATCAGAGAGTTTGCATTTTACGAACTACAAACTGCCAGAGAACCATTTGTGATTTTTGATCGTTATGAATTCGTTGATCCCGACTTGGGTATTATATTGGAGCCG GACAATGTTCCGCCGGACATTTATCCACATTGTCCAATATATGATGTTTCTAATGGCATTAAAGGATCTTGCTCAACATATTATACTCGTAAAGAAGCTACAGAAACTGTAAGGAGTCTCGGTTTAGACGATGCTATCGAGAGATACGGGCAGAAATTAGTTATCGTTGCGTCGCAGTCGGCGAGAAATCATGCACTGATCGGAGACGAGGTGTCTCCGACGGTTGAATTGAACGCGATGCAATATTGCTTCCTAGAGAGAGTAGGAAGGTCGCGGTATCATGGAGAAGTTACTCAGGGAAAACTTAGCCTTAACGCTTTAAAAGAAGATCCTAAAAGCCTGTTTTATCATCGTAAGCTATTGCTGCGCTATAAATTAATAACAAAGCAGATACATCACCAGAAAAGTGGAGGTCATAGTTGTAACGGAAGCCTTCTACATCTTCCGAGGTTCTTCGTCGAAAGGAAACAAAAAGCGATCTTCTTAGCCGAAGAAGTTATCAAGATTCTTAAATCGAAACCTAATTGTGTCGCAGAGTATGACGAAATAAAGCGCAAGCTGCAGATTGAGAATGCAATAAGAAAGTTATTTAAAACTTCGTTCTTTCAGAAAGTtgtgaaaactgatatt AGAGTACCATACAGAACTTTGTACCCGAATGCAACGTCTACAGAGTGGCGACAGAAGAATAATCcgttgaaagagaaaaagattaaagtGGTGCAGTTGTTACTTCCCACTATCGATGTTGTTGAAGCGTGGAATAAAGAGGACATACCAGTAGAAGATGAAGTGCAAG AGTTGAATATCTCGAGTCACAAATATAGCGTGCCTTACTTGAAGCAAGCAAATGAAATAATCGAAGATGGCGGAGATGCCGGTATATGCCAAGGAAGCTTATCTAAAAAAATGGGACTTACTAAACTGCAATCGCGGACAATTCTGCGAAACATAGTCAAGTCCGGCATTGTGGCGACTTATATGAACGATATGGGTAGACAAAGGCTCACGAAGTATGTATCGAAAAGATTTGAGAAAGGTAGCGCGTTGAGTAAACAGTTTAACAAGGAAATGCATAAGATCAAAGAGCTTACGAAGCAAATTGTAACTGAGAATGATGATTTTGGGAAAAGTACAAGTAATACGAGAGAAGACAGGGTGGAGGCTGTTAGTGCTGATCAAGAAAGGAATTTAGAAGAAATAACTAACTCTAGTAAGACCAGTGACGGCAGCGAAAGCAACTCAGGGAAATCAAATAGACCTGCGGTAGAATTACAAAACATATTTCACGTTGTCAATCGAATATTGTACAAATATCGCTTAATAAAACGGCCAAATAGATATAAACGCACGTTTCCGAATTTTCAAGCAAGTACGAGTAATAAAGCGAAGGCGGAAGGAAAAGATACGAATTCTAATAATACGTCGCAGGCTTCCGAGCTGTCGTGCAACGAGAAAGCAATATCTGCGTATAAAAACATAAAAGTCGACATGATAGTTTTAACACCGATGCATACAGACAAATCAGACGCTGAAGTATTCGGATTTATGGAGAACGTACAAAATAGTGAGAAGAAAAGTATCGGGAATATCACGTACAGATTACTGCGAAGAGCTAATATGATAATAGAATCAGTTAAAGAAAATCAAGTAATTGATGATATGACAAAATTAATGAAG TTGATACACGAAGAAGAAGACAAAGAAGGATACGACGTGAAAATTGATAAGAAATCCTTACAGAGGTTGTTACAGAAGCTCGCGAAAGACAACTTagtgaagaatataaaaataattctcacCGGATTTGAAAAAGAGAAACATTTAACATTCATATGCGACCCAAGTGTCGATATCAACAGTGCTATTATTCAATCAGCCGTGGAGCAAGCAAAACTAAAGTTTTACTTATTGTTGTCGCAGAAGCCAAGATTACCCACGAAAAAGTACACGGACAAAGTAGTCCCTACTAAAAGTACAAGCACAGATGACGCAGCGGACAAGGCCGAAACTAAATCTTTACTCAAACAATTCAAAACACAATCGGCAGGCTATAAATGTGGTCCTAAAGAGTCCAAGAAATACGGCTACAGCCCAAAATTCATACGTATGCAAGCGTTCCACTTTTATCTGTTCTATCTGGCCTACGAGCATCCCGGGGAACCGACTATTTCAAAAGAGGAGCAGATACAAGCTCTACGGAACAACGATTTCAAGATCACAGACGAATTGGCGGAGGAGTTCAGTACGATCTACACGAAAGATATCAGCTGGAAGATGTTCGTGCCGCCTTTGCCGAAGTACAACGGTTGGCCAAAAGGGTGGATGTTGATGTGCGATGTTCTGTTACGGCTGCCATTGTCAGTGTTCTTGAAAATACACTTCGTTTCCTTCGCCATACCAGACTTGGACAAGTACGTGAACCATCCGATTCGGAAGCATTACTTGGTCAGAGACTTGCCAATTGATGCGCGGAACTCTTTACTGTTCGCGCGGAAGTACATATTTAACATTCACGAGACGGTGACAAGATTGTGTTACATCGGACTGGTACAGTTCGGCCCGCAGAGATTGAAGGAGAAGGACCAGGTATTCGTCTACGTGAACCGTCGCGCAGAATTAATGGACACGACTTCGTCCGCGCCTGGTTATCACATAATTGAGGATAAACCCTATCCTCTGATCAAATACAACTTCAATAGCACTCAGGCGGTCGAGAAGTATTGGTACGACATGTGGAATACTTGCATTAATACGCCGTTAGGCGGCAGGCTAGTTGTGCAAGGGAAGGAGATCGTACTGGAAGACTTGGCCAAGAAAAGTGCCATGATGGAAGTAGTGGTGGCTCGTTCCCCGGAGGAAGCTGTGAAACTAGATACTGGCCACCTGCCTGGGGACCGTAAAGGGGCGGCTGGGATAGATTCGGCGTGTTTCCCTCACCTGAAACGCAACTGGAATTGGGGTTTCGGCAGTAACGCTCGGCAAATAAAGAGCCAGCAGAATGTGGCGAACGAACGGGACACGTATCTTTCTAAAATAAAAGCGAAGCCTATTAAGTTCACAGAGTTCCCTGGATTGAAGAGAGTATCCGGGCCTCTGTCTGTAAACGCGACAGACCTCAGAAGGAAAGTGCACGCTAAGAACGAAGAGGGCTCGATTCAGCAGAGGAAGTACGAGGCATTGACGTGCTGTCGGAGCGCGAAACAGAAATCCTACGTGCGAAGAGTGCTGCCGCGTAAGGCGTCCAGTAAAAAGCGGAACAAGTACGACGAAGTTGACTATCGAGCGTTGCAGCGGATGCATAAGTTGCGAGTGGATTGGGACCAGCACGAGGACAAGATTCTGCTCGTCTGCAAGGTCGCTATGGTGTACCTTTGTCCTAATCCGCGGAAGCAAGTGCTCACGTTCTCTGCGGTGAGGGACATTTTAAGAACGTACTCGTTAAGTTCGCACAACAAGACGTCGAGAGCTTGCCAGCGACGACTCCTGTACATGCTCAGGCAGCAGCAGAACGTTAACGCCATCGCCTTGGGCGTCGAGGAGATCAAGCAGAACTTCTATATCAGAAAGCGCTTCGATGGTATTCTAGAGAGACTTAAGGAGGAGTATAAATGTTCTTACGAATACGATAAATACGTTGTGGAAGTTTTCAGGTCGCTTGTTGCCTACATAGCGAAGAAGTATTACGATATCTCGCACGTTGAAGAGAAGGAGCCGCTTCTTGTACCAGCCACGGTGCAAGAGTTCAATATACTTTACAAAGTCGTGCATCCTGCTAAGCCGTTCGGTAACCGAGGATTCACGAAAGATGCTAGGAACACCAACGACATACACTTCGCGGTGATTAACTCTGTTATTCATAGTTCCATGTGCTGCGGGAAGGACAGAAGATCTTGGGCGTACCAGTTGTTCAAGGTGTACCAGCAATACCCGGAGATGCTCTTGCGGAACGCTATGGCGAAGATTCGGAGCGATCAGATGGTTACCATTAAGAAGCATCAAATAACTACGATAAGGAAGTATGGTAATTACATGCCGATGAGTAGCTCTCAGTATCAGTTGAGCAGCAATTACATATACAAATTCCATACCAAGTGGCCGTACAATATATTCAAAGAGGCGTACGATGTTTTCTTTAAGCTGAGCACCTGGCACTGCCAGAGCCGAGTGGACAACGAGAGCGAAACGCCGAGCGACTTTAACGGTATCGAAGTGTCGCCAATTACTGGCGGAGTAATAGCGGCGATACACGACTACGCGGTACGGGATCAAATTGATTTCGATATTGAGATACCTGATCAAGTGATAATGCTGGACCCGAGGTTGAAGGAGAGAGACGAAACGTACTTTCGGATCGCTAAGAGATACCAGGATGTTTTAGTTATCTTAGACAATTTGAAGTTCGTGAAAGATCCTTCTTTCCAGAACGATGACACGGCTTCGGACTTTGCGCAGAAAAGCGACAAAGGCTTTAGCTCGGACGTTGATATTCTGTACGAGAACGATACCAATATGCGCAACGCTGACGCGAATGATAAGGATGGCTTCTCAGATCTGGACGCAGAGAAGAATATACTTCCACGGGGGTACGGAGCTGATAAGAGAAACTTCGAGGACACGAAAAGCTTCGCTTATTACGacgatataattttcgaaagcgaCGAGGAGAATGGTCGTAATATCGTCGACGATGAACAGAATGTGATTAAGTTTCAAGATGGGACTACTATTGTATTGAACAAAGATGACATGGAGCGCTCTGCACTTTGCGATGAAGATTCTGCGATGGAAACGGTAGAAGGTGAAACAGCCTCAGCGAGTGATAATAGTCGTACGATTGAGAGCGAAGTACAAGCGCAAAGTATTAAGGCTACCGAACCCGTGGAACCTGCAGGTGCATCCCAAGCGCAGAGTAGCGATGGTACGCAAGGCATAAAAGGCTCTGTTTCATCTTGTTTAGAATCAGATATGGATGCGCAAGAATTAAATGTACACGGAGAGAAAAGAGCAAGAGACGATGAAGCATCGTTAGACTCGGATGAACGTGTACAAAAAAGAGCGAAATTAGATAACGAAGTCACTGTTGCGGGGGATGATGCGAAGAATGAAGAAGCACTGCGAAGCAGTGACGTTGTTCCAACCGGATTATCAGATCAGATACAGACCGAGTGCCTGAGAAAACATTCCGATGATAAAGCTGATGAAAGTAGCGGTGCAAACCTAAACGATATGAGAACTAGCAACGGAGAAGATATGTCCAATAAAAAATGTGAAGTTACTTTGTCGTCGAGAAAAAACAAACCGGCTTTTACACGCGTTAGCAGTATTTTGAAGAGTATACCATTCGAACAAAATTATTCGAGTAGGTATGGCAAGATCGACGATTCAGCTGACGTAACCAAACGATATACGCGTATAGCTCTGCTGAGGATGAGGGAGGAATTGAGCGAACTTACAGTAGCCGACAGCCATCACGCGCACGAATACTTTGttgtaaatatgtttaaagtTTTCTACACCTTGCATACGAGTCCACAGAAGTCCAGGGAAAAGGAGATTTTCAAGGGTTTTATGATACCTCTGGAGTTGCTACCTCTCAAATTGAACGCGGTAAATGATCTAATtcaagaaataaacaaattcgcCATTTTTCCCAACGACAGCATCTCGTACTGTGATTTTAAGAAGAACCTGCCTAAGGACTTGCCGCTCAATTTGAATGACATAGAGGCAGTTTATAAGTTTGTACGCGACAAGAAAGAACTTGGCGCTAGTATTCAAGAGTTAATG AATAAATTTCAGAGTAACTTAGGAGAGGATTTGTATCGGATTACCTCCTTCCTAACAGAAAACCGTTTGTTTCTGCGGTCCGGTGTGATGACGGTCCGATACATACACCATCGTCACGCAGATTCCTGGCTGATACGTTCGTATAAAATTTATCGGCTAGAGAAAGAGTCCCTCGCGCCAATGCCTCAGGGAACAGTCTACGATGTGACCGAACCAGAGATAATCATTACCGAAGACGATGTAAATATGACTGAAGAAGCCACTAAGAATGCCACGGTAGAAAGCGAATTGCCAAGCACTAAGTGCGAAAACCCAGTTGAATTGGATACTCAGTCAGAAGTGAAAAGTCATAAGAATGAGAATTCTGACAAGGAGGCATCGAATCATAGCGACGAAGAGTGCGCCACGCAGACGAAGAAAAGAATGCAAAGAAAGAGGACCCGTTTGCTCCCTCAAAGGGATATATCTAGAGCTGCGAAGCAATTAGATCTTAC TACGAAGCAAGAAATAAGGGTAGTGATAAAACCATGGATTCGAATAGACGGGGTTTTGAATCGTAGAGTGCTTGATCGCATGTTGGGAGCAGTTCTGTCGTACTGTTTAACACACCCAGGTATAGCGTTAACCAAAGTACAAAATAGATTTGTTCCTGCTCTTCAGCCGTGCCatacacgcgagctggtcgag ATGTTGGGAAAGCTGGGATGCttggaaaaaataatattaaggaaaccaCACGTGAGTTTGTTTTCAAAGCCATCGCAAGTTAAGCCAA TAATTGCAAATAATGATTGGGCTCCCGAAGAAGATATCTTCCTTGAAGCTACGACTGGAGCAATGCTGAAATTTGGAGTATTTTTAAGCACTAAGATGTACAGTACAGATTACATTTCGTGA